From a single Carcharodon carcharias isolate sCarCar2 chromosome 4, sCarCar2.pri, whole genome shotgun sequence genomic region:
- the fbxo8 gene encoding F-box only protein 8: MGQGLWRVVRNQQLQHRRYSEEGYYLGEHDRRLIAANRKQAQVGIDIYHILRVGRSKEEHGFPDLELLPPELSLTILSYLNATDLCLASCVWQDLANDDVLWQGLCKSTWGHCSIYYRDHPSNFNYRKLYMQLDEGSLTFNANPHEGIGYIFRKGILDNVPKEIAKFIFYTRTLNWKKLRIYLDDRRDVLDELVTLHNFSNQFLPNALREFFRHIHAPEERGEYLETLITKFSQRFCACNPAVTRDLGLSPDAVYVLCYSLILLSIDLNSPHVKNKMSKREFIRNTRRAAHNISEDFVGHLYDNIYLVGHVAA; encoded by the exons ATGGGTCAGGGGCTGTGGAGAGTTGTAAGGAATCAGCAGCTACAACATCGAAGATACAGTGAGGAAGGCTATTACCTTGGAGAGCATGACCGGAGACTCATTGCTGCTAATCGCAAGCAGGCCCAGGTTGGGATTGACATCTATCACATTTTGAGAGTCGGCAGATCGAAGGAAGAACACGGATTTCCAGACCTGGAACTATTGCCCCCAGAGCTAAGCTTAACTATTCTCTCATATTTGAATGCGACTGACCTCTGTTTGGCCTCATGCGTCTGGCAGGACTTGGCTAATGATGATGTCCTCTGGCAAGG GTTGTGCAAATCCACCTGGGGTCACTGTTCCATATACTATAGAGACCATCCTTCAAATTTTAACTACAGGAAACTCTACATGCAACTAGATGAAGGCAGCCTTACGTTCAATGCTAATCCTCATGAG GGAATAGGCTACATTTTTCGCAAAGGCATACTGGACAATGTTCCGAAGGAAATTGCAAAGTTTATTTTCTACACAAGAACACTAAATTGGAAGAAACTTCGAATTTATTTAGATGACAG GAGGGACGTGTTAGATGAGCTTGTGACGCTGCACAATTTCAGCAACCAGTTCCTACCTAATGCACTAAGAGAGTTCTTTCGGCACATCCATGCTCCTGAAGAACGTGGCGAGTACCTGGAGACTCTAATCACCAAATTTTCGCAACGATTCTGTGCTTGTAACCCTGCTGTTACCAGAGATCTTGGCCTAAGCCCAG ATGCTGTTTATGTACTTTGTTATTCTTTGATCCTGCTTTCCATCGATTTGAATAGTCCACATGTGAAGAACAAGATGTCCAAACGGGAATTCATCCGGAACACTCGTCGGGCTGCCCACAATATTAGTGAGGATTTTGTAGGACATCTATATGACAATATCTACCTTGTTGGTCATGTAGCTGCCTAA